Proteins from a single region of Pseudomonas quebecensis:
- the lon gene encoding endopeptidase La, with protein MSDQQEFPDYDLNDYADPENAETPSTNTGLALPGQNLPDKVYIIPIHNRPFFPAQVLPVIVNEEPWAETLELVSKSEHHSLALFFMDTPPEDPRHFDTSSLPLYGTLVKVHHASRENGKLQFVAQGLTRVRIRTWLKHHRPPYLVEVEYPHQPSEPTDEVKAYGMALINAIKELLPLNPLYSEELKNYLNRFSPNDPSPLTDFAAALTSATGNELQEVLDCVPMLKRMEKVLPMLRKEVEVARLQKELSAEVNRKIGEHQREFFLKEQLKVIQQELGLTKDDRSADVEQFEQRLEGKVLPAQAKKRIDEELNKLSILETGSPEYAVTRNYLDWATSVPWGVYGKDKLDLKHARKVLDKHHAGLDDIKSRILEFLAVGAYKGEVAGSIVLLVGPPGVGKTSVGKSIAESLGRPFYRFSVGGMRDEAEIKGHRRTYIGALPGKLVQALKDVEVMNPVIMLDEIDKMGQSFQGDPASALLETLDPEQNVEFLDHYLDLRLDLSKVLFVCTANTLDSIPGPLLDRMEVIRLSGYITEEKVAIAKRHLWPKQLEKAGVAKNSLTISDGALRALIDGYAREAGVRQLEKQLGKLVRKAVVKLLDAPDTVIKIGNKDLESSLGMPVFRNEQVLSGTGVITGLAWTSMGGATLPIEATRIHTLNRGFKLTGQLGEVMKESAEIAYSYISSNLKSFGGDPKFFDEAFVHLHVPEGATPKDGPSAGVTMASALLSLARNQPPKKGVAMTGELTLTGHVLPIGGVREKVIAARRQKIHELILPEPNRGSFEELPEYLKEGMTVHFAKRFADVAKVLF; from the coding sequence ATGAGCGACCAGCAAGAATTTCCTGATTACGACCTTAACGACTACGCCGATCCCGAAAACGCTGAAACCCCTTCGACCAATACCGGCCTGGCCCTGCCCGGTCAGAACCTGCCGGACAAGGTCTATATCATCCCGATCCACAATCGGCCGTTTTTCCCCGCGCAAGTGTTGCCGGTGATCGTCAATGAAGAGCCCTGGGCCGAAACCCTGGAACTGGTGAGCAAGTCCGAGCATCACTCCCTGGCCCTGTTTTTTATGGACACGCCGCCGGAAGACCCGCGCCACTTCGACACTTCCAGCCTGCCTTTGTATGGCACCCTGGTGAAGGTGCACCACGCCAGCCGCGAAAACGGCAAACTGCAATTCGTCGCCCAGGGCCTGACCCGCGTGAGGATTCGCACCTGGCTCAAGCACCACCGCCCGCCGTATCTGGTGGAAGTCGAATACCCACACCAGCCGTCCGAGCCGACCGACGAGGTCAAGGCTTACGGCATGGCGCTGATCAACGCCATCAAGGAACTGCTGCCCCTCAACCCGCTGTACAGCGAAGAGTTGAAGAATTACCTCAACCGCTTCAGCCCCAACGACCCGTCGCCGCTGACCGACTTTGCCGCCGCCCTCACCTCCGCCACCGGCAACGAGCTGCAGGAAGTGCTGGACTGCGTGCCCATGCTCAAGCGCATGGAAAAAGTGCTGCCGATGCTGCGCAAGGAAGTCGAAGTCGCGCGCCTGCAAAAAGAGCTGTCCGCGGAGGTGAACCGCAAGATCGGCGAGCACCAGCGCGAGTTCTTCCTCAAGGAACAGCTCAAAGTCATCCAGCAGGAGCTGGGCTTGACCAAGGACGACCGCAGCGCGGACGTCGAGCAGTTCGAGCAGCGCCTGGAAGGCAAAGTGTTGCCGGCCCAGGCGAAAAAACGCATCGACGAAGAACTGAACAAACTGTCGATCCTGGAAACCGGCTCGCCGGAATACGCGGTCACGCGCAACTACCTGGATTGGGCCACCTCGGTGCCATGGGGCGTGTACGGCAAGGACAAGCTTGACCTCAAGCACGCCCGCAAGGTGCTGGATAAACACCACGCGGGCCTCGACGACATCAAGAGCCGCATCCTCGAATTCCTTGCCGTGGGCGCCTACAAAGGCGAAGTCGCCGGCTCCATCGTGCTGCTGGTGGGTCCGCCGGGCGTGGGCAAGACCAGCGTGGGCAAATCCATCGCCGAATCCCTGGGCCGCCCGTTCTACCGTTTCAGTGTCGGTGGCATGCGCGACGAGGCCGAGATCAAGGGCCATCGCCGCACCTACATCGGCGCCCTGCCGGGCAAACTGGTGCAGGCGTTGAAAGATGTGGAAGTGATGAACCCGGTGATCATGCTCGACGAGATCGACAAGATGGGCCAGAGCTTCCAGGGCGACCCGGCGTCGGCGCTGCTGGAAACCCTGGACCCGGAGCAGAACGTCGAATTCCTCGACCACTACTTGGACCTGCGCCTGGATCTGTCCAAGGTGCTGTTCGTGTGCACCGCCAACACCCTGGATTCCATCCCCGGCCCATTGCTCGACCGTATGGAAGTGATTCGCCTGTCGGGCTATATCACCGAAGAAAAAGTCGCCATCGCCAAGCGCCACCTGTGGCCCAAGCAACTGGAAAAAGCCGGTGTGGCGAAGAACAGCCTGACCATCAGCGACGGGGCATTGCGCGCGCTGATCGACGGTTACGCCCGTGAAGCCGGGGTGCGCCAGTTGGAGAAGCAGCTGGGTAAACTGGTGCGCAAGGCCGTGGTCAAGTTGCTGGATGCGCCGGACACGGTGATCAAGATCGGCAACAAGGATCTGGAAAGCTCCCTGGGCATGCCGGTGTTTCGCAACGAACAAGTACTGTCCGGCACCGGGGTCATCACCGGCCTGGCGTGGACCAGCATGGGCGGCGCGACCTTGCCGATCGAAGCGACGCGCATCCACACCCTCAACCGTGGCTTCAAGCTCACGGGCCAGTTGGGTGAAGTGATGAAGGAGTCCGCCGAAATTGCCTACAGCTACATCAGTTCGAATCTGAAATCGTTCGGCGGCGATCCGAAATTCTTTGACGAAGCCTTCGTGCACCTGCACGTACCGGAAGGCGCCACACCGAAGGACGGCCCGAGCGCCGGCGTGACCATGGCCAGCGCGCTGTTGTCGCTGGCACGCAACCAACCGCCGAAAAAAGGCGTGGCCATGACCGGCGAGCTGACGCTGACCGGGCATGTGCTGCCGATTGGCGGCGTGCGCGAAAAAGTCATCGCGGCGCGGCGTCAGAAGATCCATGAACTGATCCTGCCGGAGCCCAATCGCGGCAGCTTCGAAGAACTGCCGGAGTACCTGAAAGAAGGCATGACGGTGCATTTCGCCAAGCGTTTTGCAGATGTGGCGAAGGTGCTGTTCTGA
- a CDS encoding multicopper oxidase family protein, translating into MSRSFSRRQILGGLAGLAVVGVGAGGAYRYWLGKVAEAEAGHDYELIAAPLDVELVPGHKTQAWAFGPSAPGTELRVRQGEWLRVRFINHLPVATTIHWHGIRLPLEMDGVPYVSQLPVLPGEYFDYIFRVPDAGSYWYHPHVNSSEELGRGLVGPLIIEEREPTGFKHERTLSLKSWHVDDEGAFVAFSIPREAARGGTAGRLSTINGVSQAVIDLPAGQITRVRLLNLDNTLTYRINIPDVEARIYALDGNPVEPRPLGKEYWLGPGMRICLAIKAPPAGEELSIRNGPVRLGTFRSVPGSDAPAEWPAALPANPISEPDLANAEKLNFNFEWVGSVSVNVDNGKPPSLWQINGQAWDITDKTCADRPIARLEKGKSYIFELKNMTQYQHPIHLHGMSFKVIASNRHKVIPYFTDTYLLGKNERARVALVADNPGVWMFHCHVIDHMETGLMAAIEVA; encoded by the coding sequence GTGTCCCGATCCTTTTCCCGTCGACAAATCCTGGGTGGCCTGGCAGGCCTGGCCGTAGTGGGCGTCGGTGCCGGTGGCGCCTACCGCTACTGGCTGGGGAAAGTCGCCGAGGCCGAAGCGGGGCACGATTACGAACTGATCGCGGCACCGTTGGATGTTGAGCTGGTGCCGGGACACAAGACTCAAGCCTGGGCGTTCGGCCCATCGGCGCCGGGCACCGAGTTGCGTGTGCGCCAGGGTGAGTGGTTGCGGGTGCGCTTTATCAACCATCTGCCGGTCGCCACCACCATCCACTGGCACGGTATCCGCCTGCCGCTGGAAATGGACGGGGTACCCTACGTCTCGCAGTTGCCGGTGCTGCCCGGCGAATATTTCGACTACATATTCCGCGTGCCCGACGCTGGCAGCTACTGGTACCACCCCCACGTCAACAGCAGCGAAGAACTTGGCCGGGGCCTGGTCGGGCCGTTGATCATCGAAGAACGCGAACCCACCGGTTTCAAGCACGAACGCACCCTGAGCCTGAAAAGCTGGCACGTGGATGACGAGGGCGCCTTCGTCGCTTTCAGCATTCCCCGTGAGGCCGCGCGTGGCGGTACGGCCGGGCGCTTGTCGACGATCAATGGCGTGTCCCAGGCGGTGATCGATCTGCCGGCCGGGCAGATTACCCGCGTGCGCCTGCTCAACCTCGATAACACCCTGACCTATCGCATCAATATTCCCGACGTCGAAGCACGGATCTACGCGCTGGACGGCAACCCCGTCGAACCGCGCCCGCTGGGCAAGGAATACTGGTTGGGCCCGGGCATGCGCATCTGCCTGGCAATCAAGGCGCCGCCGGCGGGTGAAGAACTGTCGATCCGCAACGGCCCGGTGCGCCTGGGCACCTTTCGTTCGGTGCCTGGCTCCGACGCGCCCGCCGAGTGGCCCGCGGCGTTGCCCGCCAACCCGATCAGCGAGCCGGACCTGGCCAATGCCGAGAAGCTCAACTTCAATTTCGAGTGGGTCGGTTCTGTCTCGGTCAATGTCGACAACGGCAAGCCGCCGAGCCTGTGGCAGATCAACGGGCAGGCCTGGGACATCACCGACAAGACCTGCGCCGACCGCCCGATCGCGAGGCTGGAAAAGGGCAAGAGCTACATTTTCGAATTGAAGAACATGACCCAGTACCAGCACCCCATCCACCTGCACGGCATGAGCTTCAAGGTGATCGCCTCGAACCGCCACAAGGTGATCCCGTACTTTACCGACACCTACCTGCTGGGCAAAAACGAACGCGCGCGCGTAGCGCTGGTGGCGGATAACCCAGGGGTGTGGATGTTCCACTGCCACGTGATCGACCATATGGAAACCGGCCTGATGGCCGCCATCGAGGTGGCGTGA
- the cmoA gene encoding carboxy-S-adenosyl-L-methionine synthase CmoA has protein sequence MSQEPDRLFAQPLPQVPDFAFNEDVVRVFPDMIKRSVPGYPTIVENLGVLAAQFAQPHSVLYDLGSSLGAVTQALRRHVRTEGCTVIAVDNSAAMVERCRQYLNGQDSMFQELLPVEVVEGDILALQFQPASVVALNFTLQFIAPEERLALLGRIRLALLPGGALILSEKLRFNDLEEHALLTDLHIAFKRANGYSELEIAQKRSAIENVMKPDSLEEHRERLLAAGFSKVVPWFQCLNFASLIALP, from the coding sequence GTGAGCCAAGAACCCGATCGCCTATTCGCCCAGCCCCTTCCCCAGGTGCCGGACTTCGCCTTTAACGAGGACGTGGTGCGGGTGTTCCCCGACATGATCAAGCGTTCGGTGCCCGGTTACCCGACCATCGTCGAAAACCTCGGCGTGCTGGCCGCGCAGTTCGCCCAGCCCCACAGTGTGCTCTACGACCTCGGTTCGTCCCTTGGCGCAGTGACCCAGGCGTTGCGGCGCCATGTACGCACTGAGGGTTGCACGGTGATCGCGGTGGATAACTCGGCGGCAATGGTCGAGCGCTGCCGCCAGTACCTCAATGGCCAGGACTCGATGTTTCAGGAGTTGCTGCCGGTGGAGGTGGTCGAGGGCGATATTCTCGCGCTGCAATTCCAGCCGGCCTCGGTGGTGGCGCTGAACTTCACCTTGCAGTTCATCGCGCCCGAGGAGCGCCTGGCATTGCTCGGGCGTATCCGTCTGGCGCTGCTGCCCGGCGGAGCGCTGATCCTCTCGGAAAAACTGCGCTTCAATGACCTTGAAGAACACGCGCTGCTCACCGACCTGCACATCGCGTTCAAACGCGCCAACGGCTACAGCGAACTGGAAATTGCCCAGAAGCGCAGCGCCATCGAAAACGTCATGAAGCCCGACAGCCTCGAAGAACACCGCGAACGCCTGTTGGCGGCCGGATTCTCGAAAGTGGTGCCGTGGTTCCAGTGTCTTAACTTTGCCTCGTTGATTGCCTTGCCATGA
- the cmoB gene encoding tRNA 5-methoxyuridine(34)/uridine 5-oxyacetic acid(34) synthase CmoB, with product MIDLSPLARHLVGTPLAVWAQGLQAQLDSKMEKGHGDLARWQSALDALPELQPSQVDLLNGLTLDADCDDATRAQMHTALMGLSPWRKGPFHLFGVHVDTEWRSDWKWSRVAPHLDLKGKRILDVGCGNGYYMWRMLGAGADSVIGVDPNWLFFCQFQAVQRYLSEPRAWHLPFPFEDLPANLEGFDTVFSMGVFYHRRSPIEHLLALKDTLVKGGELVLETLVVEGDQQQVLVPEDRYAQMRNVWFLPSVPALMLWLRRAGFSEVRCVDVSVTTVQEQRGTEWMKYQSLSDFLDPDDHSKTIEGLPAPMRAVIIAKK from the coding sequence ATGATTGATTTGTCCCCCCTCGCCCGCCATCTGGTCGGTACTCCCCTGGCCGTCTGGGCCCAGGGCCTGCAGGCGCAGCTCGACAGCAAGATGGAGAAGGGGCATGGCGACCTTGCGCGCTGGCAAAGTGCGTTGGATGCGCTGCCAGAGCTTCAGCCCAGCCAAGTCGACTTGCTCAATGGCCTGACCCTGGACGCCGATTGCGACGACGCCACCCGCGCACAAATGCACACCGCGCTGATGGGCCTGAGCCCGTGGCGCAAAGGCCCGTTCCATTTGTTCGGCGTGCATGTGGACACCGAATGGCGCTCGGACTGGAAGTGGTCGCGCGTGGCCCCGCACCTGGACCTCAAGGGCAAACGCATCCTCGATGTCGGTTGCGGCAACGGTTACTACATGTGGCGCATGCTCGGTGCCGGCGCCGACAGCGTGATCGGCGTGGACCCCAACTGGCTGTTCTTCTGCCAGTTCCAGGCTGTGCAGCGCTATCTGTCCGAGCCCAGGGCCTGGCACCTGCCGTTCCCCTTCGAAGACCTGCCGGCGAACCTGGAAGGCTTCGACACGGTGTTTTCCATGGGCGTGTTCTACCACCGTCGCTCACCCATCGAGCATTTGCTGGCGCTGAAGGACACCCTGGTCAAGGGCGGCGAGCTGGTGCTCGAAACATTGGTGGTGGAAGGCGATCAGCAGCAAGTTCTGGTGCCGGAAGACCGTTATGCGCAGATGCGTAACGTGTGGTTCCTGCCGTCGGTACCGGCATTGATGCTGTGGCTGCGGCGTGCGGGGTTCAGTGAGGTGCGTTGTGTGGATGTGAGCGTGACCACGGTGCAAGAACAGCGCGGCACGGAGTGGATGAAGTATCAGTCGCTGAGTGACTTCCTGGATCCGGATGATCACAGCAAGACCATTGAAGGGCTGCCGGCGCCTATGCGGGCCGTCATCATCGCCAAAAAGTAA
- a CDS encoding lysoplasmalogenase → MPWLILALMGAGTFIYGLTTHATLLCLLVKPLPVLALLGWLHDAPPTDYRRWISLGLIFSLLGDVLLAWPGDLFIFGLGAFLLAHLAYLKAYFSDCRRLALLPLILALGVGAVLLSILIGHGLGDLLVPVVVYALVISAMLWRALARLGSDVPKRSALLAAAGAASFVFSDTLIGINRFVVAFEAAPYLLIATYWLGQWGITASAFHQTTRASADQLG, encoded by the coding sequence ATGCCTTGGCTGATTCTCGCGCTGATGGGCGCCGGCACCTTTATCTACGGCCTGACAACTCACGCCACACTGTTGTGTCTGCTGGTCAAGCCGTTGCCGGTGCTGGCGCTGTTGGGCTGGCTGCATGATGCGCCACCCACCGACTATCGACGCTGGATCAGCCTGGGACTGATTTTTTCGCTGCTGGGCGATGTACTGCTGGCCTGGCCGGGGGACCTGTTTATCTTTGGCCTGGGCGCGTTTTTGCTGGCGCATCTGGCGTACCTCAAGGCTTATTTCAGCGATTGCCGGCGTCTGGCGCTGCTGCCGTTGATCCTCGCGCTGGGCGTGGGCGCCGTGTTGCTGAGCATCCTGATTGGCCACGGCCTGGGCGACCTGCTGGTGCCGGTGGTGGTCTACGCCCTGGTGATCAGCGCCATGCTCTGGCGCGCGCTGGCCCGCTTGGGCAGCGATGTGCCCAAGCGTTCGGCGCTGCTCGCCGCGGCGGGGGCAGCATCCTTTGTGTTTTCCGACACGCTGATCGGCATCAATCGTTTCGTGGTGGCGTTTGAGGCAGCTCCCTATTTGTTGATCGCAACCTATTGGCTGGGCCAGTGGGGCATCACGGCCTCGGCTTTCCATCAGACAACCCGCGCATCCGCTGACCAACTTGGCTAA
- a CDS encoding polysaccharide deacetylase family protein, whose product MAKDILCAFGVDVDAVAGWLGSYGGEDSPDDISRGLFAGEVGAPRLLKLFERYGLRTTWFIPGHSMETFPEQMKAVAEAGHEIGVHGYSHENPIAMTAEQEEIVLDKSIELITQVTGKRPTGYVAPWWEFSKVTNELLLKKGIKYDHSLMHNDFHPYYVRKGDSWTKIDYSQHPDTWMKPLVRGEETDLVEIPANWYLDDLPPMMFIKKAPNSHGFVNPRHLEEMWRDQFDWVYREHEHAVFTMTIHPDVSGRPQVLLMLERLIEHIQGHAGVRFVTFDEIADDFIRRQPRT is encoded by the coding sequence ATGGCTAAAGACATCCTCTGTGCATTTGGCGTCGACGTTGACGCCGTCGCCGGCTGGCTCGGTTCCTACGGCGGCGAAGACTCGCCGGACGACATCTCCCGCGGCCTGTTCGCTGGCGAAGTCGGCGCGCCGCGCCTGCTCAAGTTGTTCGAGCGCTACGGCCTGCGCACCACCTGGTTTATTCCCGGTCACTCGATGGAAACCTTCCCCGAGCAGATGAAGGCGGTGGCCGAGGCCGGCCACGAAATCGGTGTGCATGGCTACAGCCACGAAAATCCGATTGCGATGACCGCCGAGCAGGAAGAAATCGTCCTCGACAAGTCCATCGAACTGATCACCCAGGTCACCGGCAAACGCCCCACCGGCTACGTTGCGCCGTGGTGGGAATTCAGCAAGGTCACCAACGAGCTGCTGCTGAAAAAAGGCATCAAGTACGACCACAGCCTGATGCACAACGACTTCCACCCCTACTACGTGCGCAAGGGCGACAGCTGGACCAAGATCGACTACAGCCAGCACCCCGACACCTGGATGAAACCCCTGGTGCGCGGCGAAGAAACCGACCTGGTGGAGATCCCGGCCAACTGGTACCTGGATGACCTGCCGCCGATGATGTTCATCAAGAAAGCCCCCAACAGCCACGGCTTCGTCAACCCGCGTCACCTCGAAGAAATGTGGCGCGACCAGTTCGACTGGGTCTACCGCGAACACGAACACGCGGTGTTCACCATGACCATCCACCCCGACGTATCCGGCCGCCCGCAAGTGCTGCTGATGCTCGAGCGCCTGATCGAGCACATCCAGGGCCATGCCGGGGTGCGTTTTGTCACGTTCGATGAAATCGCCGACGACTTTATCCGTCGCCAACCGCGTACCTGA
- a CDS encoding GntR family transcriptional regulator produces the protein MKAASASASRYAMIHQVLRDAIVSGTARHGLVLLEAPLAELFGTSRVPVRKALDLLHDEGLICRFNGRGYLINPEGLAMEPLRLPLSHAHLGLNGEAELMDTRPLGERIVEEIGAALSTCIAFGHYRLDEQAAADHYGVSRAVVREALMRLRDRGLVEKEPYSQWLAGPLTAREVTEDYELRACLEPEALRQSAPNLDRDMLEAMLQRVLDAQASPQCSLEAIEQIEEDLHQRCLAGLQNRKIAALIRQGQSPMIISRIFYRLLGIGADRAMLAEHRLILELLLHGAFDAAALNLREHLQRARQRMLQRLKVLSVLPEQPLPAYLHKIS, from the coding sequence ATGAAAGCAGCATCCGCCTCGGCCTCCCGTTACGCGATGATTCACCAGGTGTTGCGTGACGCGATTGTCAGCGGCACCGCGCGGCACGGGCTGGTATTGCTGGAAGCGCCCCTGGCCGAACTGTTCGGCACCAGTCGCGTGCCGGTGCGCAAGGCGTTGGATCTGCTGCATGACGAAGGCCTGATCTGCCGCTTCAACGGCCGTGGTTATCTGATCAACCCCGAAGGCCTGGCGATGGAGCCGCTGCGCCTGCCCTTGAGCCATGCGCACCTGGGCCTCAATGGCGAGGCCGAACTGATGGACACTCGGCCGCTGGGCGAGCGCATCGTCGAGGAGATCGGCGCGGCGCTGTCCACCTGTATCGCCTTCGGCCATTACCGCCTGGATGAGCAAGCCGCCGCCGACCATTACGGGGTAAGCCGCGCGGTGGTGCGTGAGGCGCTGATGCGCCTGCGCGACCGCGGCCTGGTGGAAAAGGAGCCCTATTCACAATGGCTGGCGGGGCCTCTGACCGCGCGGGAAGTCACCGAAGATTACGAATTGCGCGCCTGCCTGGAACCCGAAGCCTTGCGCCAGAGTGCACCGAACCTCGACCGCGACATGCTGGAAGCCATGCTGCAGCGCGTACTGGATGCCCAGGCCAGCCCCCAGTGCAGCCTGGAAGCCATCGAGCAGATCGAAGAGGACTTGCACCAGCGCTGCCTGGCCGGCCTGCAAAATCGCAAGATTGCCGCGTTGATTCGCCAGGGCCAGAGCCCGATGATCATCAGCCGGATCTTTTACCGATTGCTGGGGATCGGCGCCGACCGGGCGATGCTCGCCGAACATCGCTTGATTTTGGAGCTGCTGCTGCATGGCGCATTCGATGCGGCGGCGTTGAACCTGCGCGAGCACTTGCAACGGGCCCGGCAGCGGATGCTGCAGCGCTTGAAAGTGCTATCGGTGCTGCCGGAACAGCCACTCCCCGCCTACCTTCATAAAATCAGCTGA
- a CDS encoding protease inhibitor I42 family protein gives MTAARLLLPLSLALLTACASAPKQNVSVDNQSACPLQLKSGQNLILTLPSNPTTGYRWAIQDSAGGVLRALSPEVYSSSESGVIGGGGQSTWRFQAFAPGQGRLRLTSQQPWEPEAEPVESFDCAITVN, from the coding sequence ATGACCGCTGCCCGCCTGCTTCTCCCCTTGAGCCTTGCCCTGCTGACCGCGTGTGCCAGCGCGCCGAAGCAAAACGTCAGCGTGGACAATCAGAGCGCCTGCCCGCTTCAGCTGAAAAGCGGACAAAACCTGATCCTCACCCTGCCCAGCAACCCCACCACCGGTTACCGCTGGGCCATCCAGGATTCAGCCGGCGGGGTGTTGCGCGCGCTGAGCCCCGAGGTCTATAGCAGCAGCGAATCCGGGGTGATCGGCGGGGGCGGCCAATCGACGTGGCGCTTCCAGGCCTTCGCACCGGGCCAGGGCCGTTTGCGCCTGACTTCCCAGCAACCCTGGGAGCCCGAAGCCGAGCCCGTCGAGAGCTTCGACTGCGCCATTACGGTCAACTGA
- the tadA gene encoding tRNA adenosine(34) deaminase TadA: MRQFRPIAIIDRSRDQDFMRQALALAAQGAALGEVPVGAVLVQDGEIIGRGFNCPISTHDPSAHAEMVAIRAAAQAVSNYRLPGSTLYVTLEPCSMCAGLIVHSRIARVVYGALEPKAGIVQSQGQFFTQGFLNHRVLFEGGVLAEECGTVLSEFFKARRAKPAL; encoded by the coding sequence ATGCGCCAGTTTCGCCCCATCGCAATCATCGACCGCAGCCGTGACCAGGACTTCATGCGCCAAGCCCTGGCCCTCGCCGCCCAAGGCGCGGCGCTGGGTGAAGTGCCGGTCGGCGCGGTGCTGGTGCAGGACGGCGAAATCATCGGGCGTGGTTTCAACTGCCCTATCAGCACCCACGACCCCAGCGCGCATGCCGAGATGGTCGCCATCCGCGCCGCCGCGCAAGCTGTCAGCAACTACCGCCTGCCGGGCAGTACGCTGTACGTGACCCTGGAACCGTGCAGCATGTGCGCCGGGCTGATCGTGCATTCACGCATCGCGCGGGTGGTGTATGGCGCGTTGGAGCCCAAGGCCGGGATTGTGCAAAGCCAGGGGCAGTTTTTTACCCAGGGTTTTTTGAATCATCGGGTGTTGTTTGAAGGCGGTGTGCTGGCCGAGGAGTGCGGCACGGTGCTGAGCGAATTCTTCAAAGCCCGCCGGGCCAAACCCGCCCTCTAA
- a CDS encoding amidase, whose amino-acid sequence MPDATSMAEDFASGRSDPVQALEHALDQAQRSSSVFISLTAERARREAEAAAARWRAGQPLSGFDGVPLVWKDLFDVAGSVTTAGTAYRRNAPAAVLDAPIVGLLCRAGMVSVGKTNLSELAYSGLGLNPHYGTPHNPYGSDQPRIPGGSSSGSAVAVAAGIVPIAMGTDTAGSIRIPSALNGLVGYRSSSRRYSRDGVFPLARSLDSLGPLTRSVRDALTLDDLLHGRAQRHTPRSLKGQRFVLEHSVLSNVEPAVGNNLLRAVEQLKVAGALIENRESPAFKATLELIQQQGWLGAFEAFALHEALLDSCHAAQLDPRVRRRLETARGLPASQLIGLIEARQRLQQHVVDDLDGAILITPTVAHVAPPLAPLEADDQLFATTNLATLRLTMPGSLLDMPGVTLPSGRDALGLPTGMLLSAPTGEDARLLRAALSVESVLNV is encoded by the coding sequence ATGCCAGATGCCACGTCAATGGCCGAGGATTTCGCCAGCGGTCGCAGCGATCCGGTGCAAGCGCTTGAACATGCGCTCGACCAGGCCCAACGGTCGAGCAGCGTGTTTATCAGCCTCACCGCCGAGCGCGCCCGCCGTGAAGCCGAGGCCGCCGCCGCCCGCTGGCGTGCCGGTCAGCCACTGAGCGGGTTCGATGGTGTGCCCCTGGTGTGGAAAGACTTGTTCGACGTCGCCGGCAGCGTCACCACCGCCGGCACCGCCTACCGTCGTAATGCGCCCGCCGCCGTGCTCGATGCGCCCATTGTCGGCCTGTTGTGCCGCGCCGGGATGGTCAGCGTCGGCAAAACCAACCTCAGTGAACTGGCCTATTCCGGTCTGGGCCTCAACCCGCATTACGGTACGCCGCACAACCCCTATGGCAGCGATCAGCCGCGGATTCCCGGCGGCTCGTCGTCCGGTTCGGCGGTAGCCGTCGCCGCCGGTATCGTGCCGATCGCCATGGGCACCGACACCGCCGGGTCGATCCGCATCCCCTCGGCGCTCAACGGCCTGGTGGGGTATCGCAGCAGCAGCCGGCGCTACAGCCGCGACGGCGTCTTCCCTCTGGCCCGTTCCCTCGACAGCCTTGGCCCGTTGACGCGCAGCGTGCGCGATGCACTGACCCTGGACGATCTGCTCCACGGCCGAGCTCAACGTCACACGCCGCGCAGCCTCAAGGGGCAGCGGTTTGTGCTGGAGCACAGTGTGCTGAGCAACGTTGAGCCGGCCGTGGGCAATAACCTGCTGCGCGCCGTGGAGCAACTGAAGGTCGCCGGTGCCTTGATCGAAAATCGGGAAAGCCCGGCTTTCAAGGCCACGCTGGAACTGATCCAGCAACAAGGCTGGCTCGGTGCCTTCGAAGCCTTCGCCCTGCACGAGGCCCTGCTCGACAGCTGCCACGCCGCGCAACTTGATCCACGCGTGCGGCGCCGCCTTGAAACCGCGCGCGGCCTGCCGGCCAGCCAGTTGATCGGCCTGATCGAAGCGCGCCAACGCCTGCAACAACACGTGGTCGACGACCTCGACGGCGCGATCCTGATCACACCCACCGTCGCCCACGTCGCCCCGCCCCTGGCCCCACTGGAAGCCGACGATCAACTCTTCGCCACCACCAACCTCGCCACCCTGCGCCTGACCATGCCCGGCAGCCTGCTGGACATGCCCGGCGTGACCCTGCCCAGCGGCCGCGACGCCCTGGGCCTGCCCACCGGGATGCTGCTCAGCGCCCCGACGGGGGAGGACGCGCGCCTGCTGCGCGCCGCGTTGTCCGTCGAATCCGTACTTAACGTTTAA